The Gemmatimonadales bacterium DNA window ATGCTGCCCTACCGGACCTCGAGCCCCGAGAGCCTGGAGCATGCGCAGCTGGCGGCTCGCGCGCTCGGGATTCACTCGCGCACGGTGGACATCACGGCGGCGGTGGACGGATACGTGGGCCAGGCGGAGCCGGATGCGGACGCGTCGCGCCGCGGCAACGTGATGGCCCGGGTGCGGATGATCGTGCTGTTCGATCAAGCCTCCAAGCTGCATGCCCTGCCGCTGGGGACGGGCAACAAGACCGAGCGGCTGTTCGGGTACTTCACCTGGCACGCCGACGATTCTCCCCCGATCAATCCCCTCGGCGACCTGTTCAAGACCCAGGTCTGGGCGCTGGCCCGTCACCTCGGCGTGCCGGAGCCGATCATCGACAAGCCGGCCAGCGCCGACCTGATCCGCGGGCAGACCGACGAGGGCGACCTCGGCGTCTCGTACCTGAAGGCGGACCGGATCCTCGCCGCGCTGCTGGCCGGCGTGAAGCCGGCCGAGATCGTGAGGGTCGGATACACGGAGGAGGAGGTCGGCGTGACCGCGCGCCGGCTGGCCTCGACGCACTGGAAGCGGCGCCTGCCGACGGTCGCGATGGTCAGCCCGACCGCGATCGGCGAGTCGTACCTGCGGCCGGCGGACTTCTGAGCGATGGAAGGCCGCGCGCCGCGCCTCTCGCACACGACCATCGCCGAAGTGATGATGCCGCACATGGCGAATCTGCTCGGCAACGTGCACGGCGGCGTGATCCTGGGGATGCTCGACCGGGTCGGGGCGGTGAGCGCGATGCGCCACGCGCAGCGCACCTGCGTGACGGCGTCGGTGGACCGGGTGGATTTCCGGCAGCCGATCCACCTCGGCGAGCTGGTGACGATGTACGCCAGCGTGAACTACGCGCACCGCACGTCGATCGAGGTCGGGGTCCGGGTGGAGGCGGAGAACCTGCTCACCGGTGCGCGCCGGCACACCAACACCTGCTACCTCACCTTCGTGGCCCTGGACGAGGCGGGCCGGCCGGCGTCGGTTCCGCCGGTGGCACCGGAGACCGACGAGGAGCGGCGCCGCTTCGCCGAGGCGCAGGCGCGCAGGGCGCAGCGGGTGGCGGCACTCGAGCGGCGGGAGGCCCGGTGACGATCGAGCCCGAGCGGGTCGTCCTGGTCCTGTCCGGGGGCGGGATGAAGGCCATGGCGCAGGTCGGCGTGCTGCGCGCCATGGACGAGGCGGGGCTCACGCCGTCGGAGATCGTGGGCACGTCGGCCGGAGCGCTGGTGGGAGCGCTGGTGGCGTCCGGCCTGTCCTACGAGGAGATCGTGCCGCGGGTCTTCAGCGTCGGCCGGCACGAGCTCGCGTCGCTGGCCCGCTGGTCGGTGCTCGCACGGGGCCTCGGCGCGCCCAGCGTGCTGCGGCCGGAGCCGATGCGGGCGTTGCTGCGGCGGCTGCTGCCGGCGCACTCGTTCGCGGCGCTGCGCCTCCCGCTGCGGATCGCGGCGGTGGATGCGGACGCGGGTGAGCTGGTGGTGTTCGGGGCAGGCGGCCGCACCGACTGCACCGTCGTCGAGGCCGTGATGGCGTCGATGGCCCTGCCGCTGTACCTCCCGCCGGTGTCGATCGACGGGCGCCGCTTCGTCGACGGCGGGCTGCTCGCGGTGCTGCCGCTCGAGATCGCGGCCCCCATCGCCGCCGATCTGGTGGTGGCGGTGGACGTGGGGCCGGTGGCGGCCGCTCCCCCGGCACTCACCCCGCTCGGGCCGGCGCTGCTCGCGGCGCACGACCGCGCGATGGCGATCGTGATGGCGAGCCAGCGCGCGCGCGCGGTGGCGGCGTGGAGGTCGGCCGAGCGCCGGCCGCCCCTGGTGCTGGTGGAGCCGGAGGTGGATCCGTACGGCACCTTCGCCTTCGACCGGACCGGGGAGTTCATCGAGGCGGGCTACCGCGCGGGTCACGCGGCGCTGGCGGGGCGGGGACGGGGGGATCGCCAGCCGGGGCCGGCTCGCGAGCGCGGGACGCGGGGAACGAGCCCGGTCCGCGGCGCCGGGACGCGCTGACGTGGCGGACATCAAGGTGTTCACCGTGGAGCAGGCCAACCGCGCCCTGCCGCTGGTGCGGCGCATCGTGCAGGACATCGTCGCCGAGCACCCGCAGTGGAAGGACCTGGTCTCGCGCTACGAGCTGGCCGCCGCCGGAGCGCGCCCGGAGTGGGGTGAGTCGCTGGAGCAGTTGAAGCTGCGCGGCGAGATCGACGTGCTGGCGCGGCGCATCAACGGGTACGTCGATGAACTCGCCGGAGTGGGCTGCCTGTTGAAAGGCTTCGAGGAAGGGCTGGTGGATTTCTACGGCTATCAGGAGGGCCGCCTGGTGTTCCTGTGCTGGCGGCTCGGCGAAGAGCGCGTGACGCATTGGCACGACCTGGACGCGGGATTCGGCGGCCGCCGGCCCATCGCGCCGGAGTTCGCCGCGACGGAGGAGGGGTAGTCATGAGATACGGCACGTCGCTCCTGGCCGCCCTGCTGCTGGCGGGCTGCGCCCACCACTGGCCGGTACGGGAGGCGATCCACCCGCAACCCAACCGGCCGTACAGCCAGGCGGTTCGGGTCGGCCGCTCCTACTACTTCGCCGGGAAGATCGGCGTCACCGACTCGACCCGCGCGCTCACGACGGGGCGGACGGCCGCGGAGACGCGGAACGTCCTAGAGTCGTTCCGCGCGCTGTTCGCCGAACTGGGCCTGACGCTGGGCGACGTGGTGCAGGCGACCGTGTATCTGGCCGACATGGCGGACTACGACGAGATGAACCGCGTCTACGCGGAGTACTTCCCGGCCGGCCCGCCGGCGCGCGAAACGGTCGCGGTCAGCGGCATCGTCTCGGGTGCGCGGGTCGAGATCTCGTTCATCGCGGTTCGAGAGCGGAGGTAAGTCGGATGCTGCGTTTCCTGCATTGGGTCGGCATCGCGGTGTGGCTCGGCGCCCAGCTGACCTTCATGGTCTGGGGTCCGCAGACGCGGGCCGCGGGCCTCGAGGCGTGGGCTCACACCTGGAAGACGCTCGCCAGGGTCCAGGGCCTGCTGATTGCGCCGGCCGCGGCGATGGCGACCATCACCGGGATCGTGATGACGATGCAGCTGGTCGGCCTGCACGCCGACGAGACGGTGGCCCTGGAGCTGATGCAGGGCTTCGGGCTGGTGGCCGGCGTGATCGCGGTCGCGGTGGTGACGCCGCTGGCCAACCGGGTGGCGTACTACGCACAGGTCAGCGTGGAGAAGGGCGCGAAGGACCCGCGCGCCGAGCGCGCCCGGGTGCTGCTGGCGTGGGCGGGTTCGCTCACCGGCGTGGCGATTCTGCTGGCGCTGTACTTCGGCGCGCAGACGCCGCGGATGCTGCCGTGAGGACCAGCCGGCGCGACTTCATGCGGAGCGCGGCCCTCGCCGGGGCCGCGTTCGCGTTTCCGGGGGCCGGGTGGCTGGACGCCGCGGGGCAGCCGGGCCCGGCGGAGCCGTTCCGCCCGCTGCCGCCCGACGCCGTGGACGACGAGGTGTACTGGCGCCGGGTGCGAGACCAGTTCCTCCTGTCGCCCGGCGGCATCTACCTCAACACCGGCACGGTCGGCGCGTCGCCGCGGATGGTGCTCGACGCGGTGGTGAACCACATGACGGCGCTCGAGACGGTGTTCGACGCCCGTGGCGTGGACCTCGAGGCGCTGCGCCGCTCCGTCGGCACCCTGCTCGGCGCTCCGGCCGCGACGCTCGCCTTCACGCGGAACACCACGGAATCGATGAGCTGGATCGCCGGAGGCCTCGACCTGCAGCCCGGCGACGAGGTGCTCATGACCACCCACGAGCACGTCGGCGGCATGTGCCCGTGGCAGGCCGCCGCCAGGCGGCGCCACCTGGTGCTGACGCAGATACCGCTGCCGGTCCCTCCCACCAGCAGCCGGGAGATCGTGGACACCTGGCGGCGCGCGATCGGTGAGCGCACCAGGGTGATGATGATCAGCCACGTGCTGTTCACCAACGGCCTGATCCAGCCGGTGAAGGAGCTGTGCGCCCTGG harbors:
- a CDS encoding acyl-CoA thioesterase — encoded protein: MEGRAPRLSHTTIAEVMMPHMANLLGNVHGGVILGMLDRVGAVSAMRHAQRTCVTASVDRVDFRQPIHLGELVTMYASVNYAHRTSIEVGVRVEAENLLTGARRHTNTCYLTFVALDEAGRPASVPPVAPETDEERRRFAEAQARRAQRVAALERREAR
- a CDS encoding patatin-like phospholipase family protein; translation: MTIEPERVVLVLSGGGMKAMAQVGVLRAMDEAGLTPSEIVGTSAGALVGALVASGLSYEEIVPRVFSVGRHELASLARWSVLARGLGAPSVLRPEPMRALLRRLLPAHSFAALRLPLRIAAVDADAGELVVFGAGGRTDCTVVEAVMASMALPLYLPPVSIDGRRFVDGGLLAVLPLEIAAPIAADLVVAVDVGPVAAAPPALTPLGPALLAAHDRAMAIVMASQRARAVAAWRSAERRPPLVLVEPEVDPYGTFAFDRTGEFIEAGYRAGHAALAGRGRGDRQPGPARERGTRGTSPVRGAGTR
- a CDS encoding DUF2203 domain-containing protein, translating into MADIKVFTVEQANRALPLVRRIVQDIVAEHPQWKDLVSRYELAAAGARPEWGESLEQLKLRGEIDVLARRINGYVDELAGVGCLLKGFEEGLVDFYGYQEGRLVFLCWRLGEERVTHWHDLDAGFGGRRPIAPEFAATEEG
- a CDS encoding Rid family hydrolase; translation: MRYGTSLLAALLLAGCAHHWPVREAIHPQPNRPYSQAVRVGRSYYFAGKIGVTDSTRALTTGRTAAETRNVLESFRALFAELGLTLGDVVQATVYLADMADYDEMNRVYAEYFPAGPPARETVAVSGIVSGARVEISFIAVRERR
- a CDS encoding aminotransferase class V-fold PLP-dependent enzyme produces the protein MRTSRRDFMRSAALAGAAFAFPGAGWLDAAGQPGPAEPFRPLPPDAVDDEVYWRRVRDQFLLSPGGIYLNTGTVGASPRMVLDAVVNHMTALETVFDARGVDLEALRRSVGTLLGAPAATLAFTRNTTESMSWIAGGLDLQPGDEVLMTTHEHVGGMCPWQAAARRRHLVLTQIPLPVPPTSSREIVDTWRRAIGERTRVMMISHVLFTNGLIQPVKELCALARERGIVTAIDGAHPPGMLRFGLTDLGCDFYASSPHKWLLAPKGSGLLYVSEAWVDRLWPTIVSGGWDALQDKAVRFDRKGTVNESLLAGFQAAVDFHTLIGPERVERRIRWLGDRLYDGLARLPGVELKSATDAGLRAPMVSFTVRGLSADDLIRALWERGTVRVRHVAEYDYHWVRLSTHVYNTPDEVDRVVALVGELAGGRS